A genomic window from Sorex araneus isolate mSorAra2 chromosome 2, mSorAra2.pri, whole genome shotgun sequence includes:
- the ERGIC1 gene encoding endoplasmic reticulum-Golgi intermediate compartment protein 1: MPFDFRRFDIYRKVPKDLTQPTYSGAIISVCCCLFILFLFLSELTGFITTEVVNELYVDDPDKESGGKIDVTLNVSLPNLHCELVGLDIQDEMGRHEVGHIDNSMKIPLNSGAGCRFEGQFSINKVPGNFHVSTHSATAQPQNPDMTHVIHKLSFGDALQVQSVHGAFNALGGADRLASNPLASHDYILKIVPTVYEDMSGRQRFSYQYTVANKEYVAYSHTGRIIPAIWFRYDLSPITVKYTERRQPLYRFITTICAIIGGTFTVAGILDSCIFTASEAWKKIQLGKMH; the protein is encoded by the exons GTTTGACATCTACAGGAAAGTGCCCAAGGACCTCACCCAGCCGACGTACAGTGGGGCCATCA TTTCCGTCTGCTGCTGCCTCTtcatcctctttctcttcctctcggAGCTCACTGGCTTCATAACGACGGAAGT cGTCAACGAGCTGTACGTCGATGACCCAGACAAGGAGAGCGGGGGCAAGATCGACGTCACCCTCAATGTCAGCCTGCCCAACCTGCACTGCGAGT TGGTGGGGCTGGACATCCAGGATGAGATGGGCCGGCACGAGGTGGGCCACATCGACAACTCCATGAAGATCCCGCTCAACAGCGGGGCCGGCTGCCGCTTCGAGGGCCAGTTCAGCATCAACAAG GTCCCCGGCAACTTCCACGTGTCCACGCACAGCGCCACGGCCCAGCCCCAGAACCCGGACATGACCCACGTCATCCACAAGCTGTCCTTCGGGGACGCGCTGCAG GTCCAGAGTGTCCACGGGGCCTTCAACGCGCTCGGGGGAGCTGACCGCCTCGCCTCCAACC CGCTCGCCTCGCACGACTACATCCTGAAGATCGTGCCCACCGTGTACGAGGACATGAGCGGCCGCCAGCGCTTCTCCTACCAGTACACCGTGGCCAACAAG GAGTACGTCGCCTACAGCCACACGGGCCGCATCATCCCGGCCATCTGGTTCCGCTACGACCTCAGCCCCATCACGGTCAAGTACACGGAGAGACGGCAGCCCCTGTACCGGTTCATCACCACG ATCTGTGCTATCATCGGCGGGACCTTCACAGTGGCCGGCATCCTGGACTCCTGCATCTTCACGGCCTCCGAGGCCTGGAAGAAGATCCAGCTGGGCAAGATGCACTGA